GTCGGTCCCCGTGTTCCTGCACTTCTTCGCGCTGCGCGTGCTGAAGGTTAAGGGCCTGTACTGCTTCTCGCCAAAGGACGCGGCCGGCGTGCTCTTCACGGGGCTGCCGGATAAAATCAAGAGATGGAAGGAGGGCTTTTTCTTCCTCAAGTCGTCGGCGCAGTGGCCGTGCCCCGTGCTCTGGGGCGAGCCGACCAAGAAATCCACTGCTGATCCGGTGCTCACCAATGAGGAGAAGAGCGCGGTGGCGAAGCTGCTGAGTGTGCGTGGCGCCGCGCCAATTGATGTCCTGATTTACCTCAGCGAGGGCGATTTGGCCGCGGCAAGGATGACCCCTCGTGCGCCAAAACCACCTACACCATCGCCTTCCTATCGTGCTACTGGCGCCAAAGGTAAAATGTCGTACACCATCCTTGAGCTTTGAGCTTGACTCCTGGTGGAGCAAATGATTCACTGCTGTGTCACTGTGAGCTAGGGATGGATCCATCAACCTATGCCATGATGCAGAACATGCGGGCAGAGAAGGCGGCCGCCGAGGCGGCTGCAGCGGCGAAGGTCGCCGTGAAGAGTGAGCCCGGCTGCAGCGCCCCGCCGGACTGGACGCCGTTCTCCGGGAAGAAGAGGCCGGCGGAGGACGACACAAAGGAGGCCACTGGTCACGGGTCGGCGTCTGTCCCGACCGGCTTCTGCACGCGCCAAAGACGGAAGCTGCAGCACGGCCCGGACAGACATGACGGCGACACGGTCGGGTGGGAGGCGGCGCGGCAGCTTCTGCAGGGCGTCATCACGCCGGCGCGGGAACGCGCGTTCTTGGTGGCGGATCCTTTCACCGTCATCGCGACAAGCTACGTCGCGACGCTCCAGGTTCGATCCTGATCCCTGGCGGCGCATCGCGGCGTGCGTGCACGTAGTAATGTCACTCGTGACGTCGGCGCGCAATGCAGGCGGCGAACTACGCGACGTTCTCGTTGGGGCACGCGCTGAAGCTCCAGGAGGAGCTGGAGAAAGccaaggcggcggcggtggaggcactCAAGGGGTATGAGCGGGGCATGGAGGACATGAAGCGCGTCGCGCTGCGGCTCCGCCCTGACATCGACGCGGCTCAGCTGTTCGTGCCTCCTGGCGGGTTTCAGTAGTGCCGTTTGGACTTTGGACGAACTAATTGCAGTGAAACTTCTGTAAATTTCTACAGTAGCTATAGCAGACTTCCTGCCAGGATTAGCTCGTCTTTTGGATCCACCTTGACATGGTGATGATCTGTCAAGGTGATGATCTGTTTTGAACCAAATGCCCGTTCAGTAGGTTGAATTCCAAACGGTGTGGATCCAGCTTTTGTTGTCGAAATTGTGCTGTTCGATGAGCACCGACTGCTGCATCGTTAAAATACCTGGTCTATGTTTCTCATATGTTAAACTTCTCAAACTTTTTAGAGTTTTAATAGAAAATTTATACTTTTATGCTGAATTTAGTGGAACTAAGTTGATGTTGCACAAAGTTACATGAATGTGAACAAAAACAGCCTTCTCTTTTATTTCTAGGGGATTCCTTCAATTTGTTGCTGTCTGAATTCTGAACTCCAAGAGGAAGCAGATCGTTGTCTTCTCTTCTATTTCTTGCCCTTCAGTGAATTGAGGTTAAGCTGCAGAATGCAGCGGGTAATAATGTCTTTTCAATCTCTTCAGTCTCTTATAAGTTGATTATAGTCAACGGTAAAATGCTATGTATAGGGTATTCGATTTTGTGATGGCAAATCAGAGATATGAAGATTTTTGCAATGGCATGAGGACAATTTCCTGTTCTGCGATGAAGAAATATAAGAAACAAACAACGATACCAACACATGAAACACTGTGCAACATCTTTTCTTTTAAACTGGGAACTGGGAGGCGAAAATACCATCCCCATTTGATAACTAGCTGATGCCAGACAGATTCATCACAATTTTCTCAGGTTTACAGGCTTACAGCTTGCGAGCTAGCTGAGAAGATTTATATGCACACACTGACACTGTTATAATATATTGGTAAAAAGATCATTAATCCTTTCCCACTATCACTGATGCCACCTGCACGTCCACATTTACAAACCAGGTGAAGTGTGGGGAAACATGGAAGAAAATAGAAGGATAAACAGACCTGAGATGGCAAAGATCTCAATTACTAACTGTCAAGTATATCAAACTCCGAGTCTTCAATTACATCCCATGATTCCTTCTTTGACAGTGATGCAGGTGGAGTTGGCGGCGGAGGCCGGTGGCTGTAATCGGTGGACGAAGCAGGTTTTCGTCTGACTGAATCCTGGCGCACCGAGGAGCTAGCATAGGGGAGGTGCCTCCGGTCAGAGAGAAGCGAATCCATGTATTTGTCCATGACAACAACGTTGGCACTATCAACGTCGCTCAGCTCCTCGCTACTGAGGTATCTTTTACCTTCTCTGAAGGATTCCACATCTGAAGGTATTTCAGACCACTGATCCATGCTTTCCTCAGATTTCGACTTTGCAAATACCCATTGGTCAATGCTTCGCTCGGATCTTGTCTTGGGCAAAGCACGGCCATCCGAAGATTGATACCCTTCTTGGTTGCTTTTCACACTTTCTATCTCACAGACGTGAGGTGGAGAATCTGACTCTATCTCATTGTTGTGATGTACAGAATTTGGCATGCTCTGGGTATCTTCCTGCACAAAGAATTAATAATTACTAATTAGTAAAAAGATTAATAAGGATACAGTATTGTATCATATAATTTTTTCAGAGATGCTGCTTTGTGGAGAAGCTTAAAGATGATCTTATTAAGCCCAAAGACCATCGACAACATATTCAGCACTCCTGTGTCCAGTTTACATTAGGGCAAAAAGGGGAAACTGCCTCCAGAGGATAGTCAAAATAGCAGCTAATAACAGTAAAAAAAAATGGAACTCTAGACACTATTGGCAATGCGCATGGTGCTTGGTTGCTTCCCTGGACTGGGGGCTGCTGGCCAGGCAGCTTGATCCACCCCAGGCGTTGGAAATTCAACACCTGCGAATGCTGCATGGGCCAAGCATGTTTCCCAGGTCAGCAAGCAAACAAGCACGTACCAACATAGTGAATCCACAGGATGTAAGGTAGCAACCGATTTTGTAATCTGACAAAATGCAAGATTCAATACTGGTCTTGCATACAGGCACTGATGAGAGATGACTATCATACGCAAATACTTTCTCCGGTCATAAAAAACATGTTTGGGACAATATTTAGTCAAACCTTTAAAACTACAAACATcaataattttaaatttttgttTCAAATCATGCAAGTTTATGGTGTAGAATTGTATTGAAAATACTTGTTAATTAAATCTCATAAAGTTAAAGGATTTTGATAATATATTCTAGAAAAAATTCAGTGGTCAAAGATATTGTACATCAAAGACCGTGCAAAGTCAAATTTGGCAAGTATTTTTTGACCAGAGGGAGTATATCTCAAATGCATAAAAGATTCTGATACAAATTCACACTTCACCTAATGAGATACCTGTTCCTATAAAGGAAAATTCTATACATTTAATTTCATTTCTGTTGTGTTTCTAGTGCATACGGAAGATTAAGATTTTCAGCTGTGAACTCAGTGGTGCAATCCATGTTTTATAAGGCAACAACACATTCTTTATGTAAATATAATGGAGAACAAAATATATTAGAATGACTGCAATGGGATTCGCATTTCCAATCGGTTCAGCGACATTGTTTCAGTGCACAGTGCACACAATCTATTCTTCTAGCACTGCTATAGCAAAAACATTTATACAATTTATGGAGTAGCTCATGTTATCAATATCTGCTGACCTATTTTGTATCCTTAAAATCCTAGTATTTGCTTGCTGAAATAAGATGACATTTGATTGATGACACAAACTGTTACTTAGGCACTGATATTGTTTGTGTTAGTTCTGCAATGCATAAATAAAATCCATTTCGAAATGGATCACACCAATGTATGATCAAATCTCTGCAGCCAAACTAGAAGCTGAAGTGCTGAACAATATAGATACCCAACACGCTCACAAGATATGCAAACTGTTTGGGCAGCCCAACCTAGCATGATTCCAAAATTCATAGTGATCTGCTACATATAATGACTTGTGATGCCATAAATGTGATTTTTAAGTCAACAGAATTCCCTGAAAATAAGAGTTTTTCTAGTAATTTATGCTTCTCTAGAAGTTGGGATTTTCTGTAATAATAATATCAATTATTCCCTTCATTCCAAATTTGTGACGTTTTGACTTTTgtagatactccctccgttccaaattataagtcgctttgacttttttggttcatccactttgctatgtacctagacatattattatatctagatgcatagcaaaatggatgtaccaaaaaagtcaaagcgacttataatttggaacggagtacATAGCTTGTGccatgcacttagatatacgctatgtctaaatacatagtaaaagcaatgtatctagaaaagccaaaacatcttataatttagaatggagggagtagtaattTAGAACATGCATAGTATTTTGAACCCCATTTGACGTAGAGGTTTTCCATATATTATAGAAAGAAGTATGGCTTAATAAATACATGAAATGTATAAGGAAAAGATAACTAGTATAAATATGCTTCGTGTTCACTTTGCTTACAGGCTATGCTATGATGACATCTCAGTTTCAAAACCACAGAAGTTTCATTCAAATTAAAACTAGTATATAAAATGTGGTCGACCATCAAAATTCAAATGTATGCTACAAGAGAGTGATGCACAAAAAATGAACATACCTCAGAACTATGCTCAATTATGTTCGACTCAAGCAACCTAAAGTAAATCTTCCAGAATATGTCTTCATCCATGTAAGAAGGACAGAGCCTACCCCGTAGAGATGCTAAATCTGGGACAAGTTTTTCAATGGATTCCATATGATCTCTTTGGATATCAGAGATTACAGAATCtgcaaaaagaataaaacaacatcaTGGTATGACTAAAATAGTCACACAAAAAAAGACATTAATAGAAGTAAAGACAAAAATGCATAGCACAGAAGAATAAAAGACACAAATAATACTTCTAAACGGGAGCTAAGTAAAACAACTCACAGTACTAAGCCTGTATTTTCAAGATTTCAAAGTGATGATCATGCCAAACATAATTGATCCAAGGAGTAGGGAAGAAAGACTCGACCAAGTATTGCACAGAAAAAACAATGCATCTTGTCATCTATTTTCAAACATCAAGCAATTTACTAAATATAGTTGCTTATGTAAAAAGTACCTCTTATACAGCTGTAAAATAGTacaccattcttcaaaatccataAATGCATCTCATTTATACT
The nucleotide sequence above comes from Miscanthus floridulus cultivar M001 chromosome 18, ASM1932011v1, whole genome shotgun sequence. Encoded proteins:
- the LOC136522786 gene encoding uncharacterized protein gives rise to the protein MARGLRGVRDDLSELGRHLLDIACFLHPLLNPAHTDSPPPTPTGPGPRRRTRRSPSPHPPSPSLLAGILSDLAEIGGSFRGGFSRAASAPSSPPPPDHPAPAAVESQQAAASPPSPAAADQIAVDVVGAARALAARPEAWIDFPVLALDEDSVISDIQRDHMESIEKLVPDLASLRGRLCPSYMDEDIFWKIYFRLLESNIIEHSSEEDTQSMPNSVHHNNEIESDSPPHVCEIESVKSNQEGYQSSDGRALPKTRSERSIDQWVFAKSKSEESMDQWSEIPSDVESFREGKRYLSSEELSDVDSANVVVMDKYMDSLLSDRRHLPYASSSVRQDSVRRKPASSTDYSHRPPPPTPPASLSKKESWDVIEDSEFDILDS
- the LOC136522649 gene encoding uncharacterized protein, translating into MELKRLADSRFPPHQQSNTKPGHPCNCGMPSSSASHSLSSVQTIDPKPVSAQDTTADSSDRDDDGGGGGNARSWPATERVASYLRSQKSVHALCEKFGVNTKAFTPIPAGDRRACSPPPAGSICLYADALEAGMRVPLDPFFCEVLSHFGVAPSQLSPNCWRILAAFLALSRAAGVQLPSVPVFLHFFALRVLKVKGLYCFSPKDAAGVLFTGLPDKIKRWKEGFFFLKSSAQWPCPVLWGEPTKKSTADPVLTNEEKSAVAKLLSVRGAAPIDVLIYLSEGDLAAARMTPRAPKPPTPSPSYRATGAKGMDPSTYAMMQNMRAEKAAAEAAAAAKVAVKSEPGCSAPPDWTPFSGKKRPAEDDTKEATGHGSASVPTGFCTRQRRKLQHGPDRHDGDTVGWEAARQLLQGVITPARERAFLVADPFTVIATSYVATLQAANYATFSLGHALKLQEELEKAKAAAVEALKGYERGMEDMKRVALRLRPDIDAAQLFVPPGGFQ